ggaATGTACCTTTGTTTTACTCTGAAGGCTGTATCTCcctggtaaaaaataaataaaaatgaaaaagcaaactgCCTCTCCCAACCTCATGTACACACAGaagaaacaaacaggaaaaaagcaACTGGAAggaaaagatgagaagaaaacTTTAATAACATTAATATAATCTTAGGTAAAGGAATATATTTCTCAATACCTGTGAAAGTAGTATATCTTTAAAGAAAAcaacagccgggcacggtggctcacgcctgtaatcccagcactttgggaggccgaggcaggcagatcacctgaggtcagaagtttgagaccagcctgaccaatatgatgaaaccctgtctgtactaaaaatacaaaaattagctgggcatggtggcatgtacctgtaatcccagatactcgggaggctgagacaggagaatcgcttgaacccaggaggtggaggttgctgtgagccgagattgcaccattgcactccagcctgggcaacaagagtgaaactctgtctcaaaaaaacaaaaacaacaacaacaaaaaaccttattTCCACCATGAAACAAGTATAggatacaattttttaaagaaggaattttcagaaaacaaaaaggaactcttggaaattaaaaatatagtagcAAAAATTTAAACCCAGCTGGAGGTTTCAAAAATCAACATGAGGAAATTTCCCAGAAAGGAGAGCTAAAAATCAACAAAGTAGAAAATAGGAGagaaggtgcagtggctcatacctgtaatcccagcactttgggagactgaggcgggaggccaggagttcaagaccagctcagcaacacagcaagaccctgtctctacaaaaaaataaaaattagccaggcatagtggcatacacttgtagtcccagctactcaggaggctgagacaggagaattgcttgagcccagaaggtcaaggctgcaggtgagccatgatctcgccattgtactccagcctgggtaacagaatgaaagcctgtctctttaaaaaaaaaaaaaaaaaaaggagaggaaagattCCAACAacccacaaaacaaacaaacatttaaaggatCAGTCTAGGAGGTCCAGTATCTAAATAGGagtcatagaaaaagaaaaatggcaacaCAGAGGGAAGGAAATAATTGAGGAACTAATTCAAGAACATTTATTGGAACTTGAGGACATTAGTTTTCATATTGAAAGGACCCATCGAATATTCAGCACAATGGATGAAAGTGACCCACCCAAAGCACAGTCATCCTGAGATTTCAGAACACTGGAAACAGAGATCCTATGAGTTttcagagagagggaaaaaaagtcaCATACAAAAAGTCAGAATTGCCTTGGACTCTCAACAACACCAGCAGCTAGCAGGCAGTGGAGCAATGCCTTCAACATTCTGCAGGAAAACACATTCCAAGCTTTCCTGCAGATTCTCTATTCAGCCGAATTATAAATCCAAGGATGAGGGTAGAATAAAGATATCTACAGGCTGCAAGGTCTCAAAAACACGTACCTCCCATGCACCCTTTCTCAGGAAGCTACTGGAAGATGTGTTCCACCAAAATAAGGGAGtaatcaaaaaagataaaaacgcGATATAGGATATAGGAGCACCAGTAGAGGAGAGACGTGAAAGGGGTACCCAGGATGGTGATGAAGAAAGATCCCAGGATGACAGCAGTGCATACCAGACAAACCAGCCCAGATTTGAGCAGGTCAGAAGGCTCCAGGGAGATTTCTTTGGGTAGTTTAAATTTTGATAGACTGTCTAATGCTTTTGAACCTCTTGAAAGGAGATTTAAATAGTTGGTGAAGCATTTGGGGGTTGGATTAGTTATAAGAATTATAcatagaaaattaaacaaaaggaGAAGACATTAACTCCAGGTAAAACAAAGttgtgaaggaagaaaaaaaaatcagagtttactATTTGGCTTATCTCTGAATAGTAAATATTCAGTCAAAATGATTTAaatactggccgggtgcagtggctcatgcctgtaatctcagcactttgggaggccaaagcgggcagatcacatgaggtcgggagttcgagatcagcctggccaatgtggtgaaaccctgtctctactaaaatacaaaatttagccgggcatggtggcgggcacctgtaatcccagctacttgcgaggctgaggcaggagaatcgcttgaacctggaaggctgaggttgtagtaacctgagatcgtgccactgcacttcagcctgggtgacagagcaagactccctctcaaaaaaaaaaaaaaaaaaagattgaaatacgGATATAACCAACATTATGGTTTAGCTCCTGGAATAATGAGGAGAATGGGAAGTACGTGTTTGTGGTGAAGTCCTAGTAGGAGAGAGAACTAGAAATTCTCATCTTCTTtggtagatagatgataaataatgccccaaaatgaaaaaaaaaattggaaactaGCAATACAAGCATGTTATTTAAGGACATAGAATTAAGTACCAAAATAATCAACTAAGGTAGATAGATGTTCTCATCCCTGGGGAAGGGTAGTACAGGGAGGTGGGTTGCAAGgagtgcatttttttcttaacaaaatttGTAAAACTGTTGGACTGCTTTAACTGTGAGTCTATATaactttggttaaaaaaataaatattaaaaaccaaattgattaaagacttaagagTATGAAGTTTGGAAACAGATCTGGGTTTGTTTGAGTCTTTCTTGCCACTTATTAAtggtgtgaccttgagcagtttATTTAACTACAcctattttctcatctgaaacatGAGGACATTACTTACACatttgttgtaaggattaaattatgtaatttttttttttttttttgagacggagtctcactctgtcgcccaggctggagtgcagaggcacaatctcgtctcactgcaacctccacctcctgggttcaagcaattctcctgcctcagccccctgagtagctgggactacaggcacgtgccaccacgcctggctaatttttgtatttttttagtagagacggggtttcgccatgttggccaggctggtctcaaacttctgacctcaggtgatccacccaccttggcctcccaaagtcctgggttacaggtgtgagccaccacgcccagccaatgtaatttatttatttattattttttttttttgacacggagtttcactcttgttgcccaggctggagtgcaatgttgcgatctcggctcatcgcaacctctgcctcccgagttcaagcaattctcctgcctcagcctcccgagtagctgggattacaggcatgcgccaccatgcccggctaattttgtatttttagtagagacagggtttatccatgttggtcaggctggtcttgaactcccgacctcaggtgatcctcccaccttggcctcccaaagtgctgggattacaggcatgagccaccacgcccggcctcaatgtaatatttttaagtgcATGTAGTATAGTATGTAGTACATTCAAGCTATTATTTTGGGAGATTACTTCCCTAGTTTAGAGCAAGCAATTAAAATCACAGGAATAGAAAAAGGTAAACTAGCCAGGATCTCCCATTTGTCTAGAGTAGGTGGGATGATTTCTGATTTACAGGGTGATCCCAGAATGGACTATCAGGGTGTTTTGAGCCAGGTTGATTGAGCACTGGGCTCCAACTTATTGTTAATGAGAAATGGCCCAACTTGGACCATGACTTTCCCATTTGCaggtcttagattttttttttttttaattgagacaggggttcgctgtgttgcccaggctggcctcgagctcctgggttcaagtgatcctctgcctcaacttcctgagtagctgggattacaggtgcttgccaccatccCCAGCACAGTCTTGGAAGAATTTTAAGAAGCTTACTTCATTGAAAAAAGAGGAAAGTGAAAATGTGCTAAGTATATGAAAGGGAAAGCTTGGATTAAAGATGAGAAACATTTTTAGACTATAACATGTTAAAGAGAGATACTATAGGCTTTATGTTTTAGTCAACTTCTTTTACCTATAGGGACCAATAGATAAAGTCTTAACCTGGAGACAGGGGTTGGATGAAATGGTTTCTAAGAGGTTTATCCAGGTTTTGTGGAAACAATAGGAACAAGACAGATAAAATAAGGggtcttattaaaaaataatgctcTAAATATTTGAGATACTAgaacactattttgttttctgtctcttttgatTGGGAGTTTTTATGTGGAAGGAAGCTACTAACTATCCCACCCTATGCAGAGACCCCAGAATCCAACAATAGCGTGTATACTTCCTTCATGAAGTCTCATCGCTGCTATGACCTGATTCCCACAAGCTCCAAATTGGTTGTATTTGATACGTCCCTGCAGGTGGGTGAAATCCTCTTTTCCCTTCCCCCTTTGGAGCCTGTGGTTTAATACCTCTCATCCTATCTCATCCTAAGGGTAATATCCTTATCCTTCTGTGAAGTTAGTCTCATGTTTTACCCAACATGCCCAAACACTGTTCTTTTTTTACAGTCCTGCCCCTGTGGATTTGCCTTTATGATTATTACTGTCTTGGCTACAGGTGAAGAAAGCTTTTTTTGCTTTGGTGACTAACGGTGTACGAGCTGCCCCTTTATGGGATAGTAAGAAGCAAAGTTTTGTGGGTAAGCAAAAGTTTCTGGAACACAATATTATTGGCATCTTGTGCTGGGCAGGGAGACAAGCTTCAGGCAGTGCTGAGGGCTCTGTCTTGTCCTCTAGGCATGCTGACCATCACTGATTTCATCAATATCCTGCACCGCTACTATAAATCAGCCTTGGTAAGGAACCTTAACCCAATGACCAAAATCACTTTCCCTGCCCTAAATCCctcattctcatttctttttctccaagcAAGCCACGAGGGCTTAAGGAAGCAGAGAGATCAGGTCTCAGATTCTGTTGCTTCTGCTTTCAGGTACAGATCTATGAGCTAGAAGAACACAAGATAGAAACTTGGAGAGGTATGTAGAGAATTGGGGTTATAAAAGGATAAAGGGATGGCGGGTTTCTGGGAAACACTTTTCCATGGTGGTATTTTGTGACCCATCCCTTTTCCCTTCAGAGGTGTATCTCCAGGACTCCTTTAAACCGCTTGTctgcatttctcctaatgccaggTGAGTTCCAGTTACCCATCTGTCCAAAAAGTGGAAGAGATTTTGCCATCAGCCTAGCTAATGCCCTAGACACCCagggaaaggggaagaagagagaaaagacacacacacacacacacacacacacacacacacacacacacacacacacacacagtctctctctctctctcactctctctctctctctctctctttaagtCTGGCCTGTACACTGCCCCCTTCCCTAACCATCAGTTTTCCCTGTTTAGCAATACACTGTATGGACCTGTTTAATCACCCTCAGCCCCAGCACTGTGGAACTTATTATCTCCCACCCTCTCACAGCTTGTTTGATGCTGTCTCTTCATTAATTCGGAACAAGATCCACAGGCTGCCAGTTATTGACCCAGAATCAGGCAATACTTTGTACATCCTCACCCACAAGCGCATTCTGAAGTTCCTCAAATTGTTTGTAAGTGCTCCTCAGCccagttcttttttctcttttttcattgattgattgattgattgattgattgaaaagagagacgaggtctcactgtgttgctcaggctagtgtcaaactcctgggctcaagtgatcctcccgcctcagcctcccaaagtgctaggattacaggtgtgagccactgcatccagccccacttcttatttatttattaatttattttgagacaagttcttactctgttgcccaggctggcgtgcagaggcgctatcatggctcactgcagcctccaacctcTTGGTCTCAGGTGACCCCCGACCTCAACCCCcagaagagctgggactacacgtgtgtaccaccacacctggctaattttttggtatttttatagagatagggttttgccatgttgcccaggctggtctcgaactcctgggctcaagcaatatgtccccctcagcctcccaaagtgctgggattataggcataagccggCACACCCAGTCCTTATTTCTAATATACTGGGTTGGAGGGGGTATCCAAGGGTGGCTTTGGGTGCCTTGAAAGTTAAGCTGATGGTTCTTTCCTCAGATCACTGAGTTCCCCAAGCCAGAGTTCATGTCCAAGTCTCTGGAAGAGCTACAGATTGGCACCTATGCCAATATTGCTATGGTTCGCACTACCACCCCCGTCTATGTGGCTCTGGGGATTTTTGTACAGCATCGAGTctcagccctgccagtggtggATGAGAAGGGTGAGAGATTGggcagaaggagagggagggaagatcCAGGCAAGTCAGGGTGGCTCCGGGAAGATCTGCTTTCCCCTCAGCTTAGCCAGGAGGGTGATTCTATGAGTAGGGGGAGCTTTAGATCCCAGATCCTCCTTACTGAGCTGCCTCTGTCCCCCTAGGGCGTGTGGTGGACATCTACTCCAAGTTTGATGTTATCGTGAGTGATTGTGGAGGGTCTGGGAGGTAGGGAAGTGGTGGGGGGGGCACTGTTAAAtatggagagggagaagggagtcTCTTCTGTGATCTAAGGGTCTTAGAAGCTTCCAGGCTTTCAAATCCTATttgaaaaggaattgaatgagTTGGGTATGGCTTGTGGCTGACAATTGCCCTGAATCCCTCTGTTGAGGTTGGATGGGTTCAGGGTTTGGAGGCTGGCTCTCTTGCTTCCCTGCAAGCTACTTCCTCTGTCTCCCCAGAATCTGGCAGCAGAAAAGACCTACAACAACCTAGATGTATCTGTGACTAAAGCCTTGCAACATCGATCACATTACTTTGAGGGTGTTCTCAAGTGCTACCTGCATGAGACTCTGGAGACCATCATCAACAGGCTAGTGGAAGCAGAGGTAGGGAGGCCAGCAACCCTAAAGGAGCTGAGGGGAGCAGCCTTGAGAGTGGGGTTTGGCAAGGAGAGTAGGGGCAGAGGGGCTTCCCCTGAGGCCAGCACTAAACATTCCCTTTCTCCCTTGTTGCTCTGTGCCAGGTTCACCGACTTGTAGTGGTGGATGAAAATGATGTGGTCAAGGGAATTGTATCACTGTCTGACATCCTGCAGGCCCTGGTGCTCACAGGTGGAGAGAAGCAGCCCTGAGCTGGGGGAAGGGGTCATGCAGCACCGGGGGATATGCCCAACTCACTGCCTGCTGGAAGCTCTGTGGGAATCAGATGAAACATGAGGGAATTGTGACTCTGTTCCCTGTTCAGGGTCCCCTGCCCTTCTATCTGGGAGCTAGGGAAGGTATGGGGGAGGAAAGAGAATGGATTTATAGCTACCCTTACCCTCACACATACACTTGAAAAAACTTTCAGCCTAGCCAGTTCTAGCCCCTGTCCTCTTAGATATATCCCCCTTTCTGGGTGAACTATAGGCTCTGTGCCTCTCAGACAAATTCTGATCTCTAAGAGATCCCCAGACCTCACTTGCCTCTGCCTCCATCTCGGCCCTGATTCAACCCTAAGATAATAGCACAACAAAATTcttcataaagatatttttattcacCTGTTCCATGCTATATGGAGGAGGCCAAGTCCATTTAGTGACATTTCTTCCCATAATGTGAGTGGGGAGGATTGTGGGGAGGAGGGGCTTTGGGTTCCTGTGTTTGTGCATATGAAGGGAGATGGGGGTtaggtggaggaggagggcagCGTGGTTAGCTAAGGTTATTGCTTTTTGTGGCAAATCTAATTAAATGACAGGAATCTCTTCACGATattgcagtgtttgatttttacAGTTGATGGGTACTACCTTCCTACTTTATATGGCTTCTTCAACTGgtcattaacaataataataacgtgtgtacgcacacacacatgtacacacacacgagTAGACAGACTTAAGGGTCTCCTTTGGGCAGAGAATCCTGCCACCATTATCAGCTTTTCTTAGTTGGGGAA
The sequence above is a segment of the Pan paniscus chromosome 10, NHGRI_mPanPan1-v2.0_pri, whole genome shotgun sequence genome. Coding sequences within it:
- the PRKAG1 gene encoding 5'-AMP-activated protein kinase subunit gamma-1 isoform X2, giving the protein METVISSDSSPALENEHPQETPESNNSVYTSFMKSHRCYDLIPTSSKLVVFDTSLQVKKAFFALVTNGVRAAPLWDSKKQSFVGMLTITDFINILHRYYKSALVQIYELEEHKIETWREVYLQDSFKPLVCISPNASLFDAVSSLIRNKIHRLPVIDPESGNTLYILTHKRILKFLKLFITEFPKPEFMSKSLEELQIGTYANIAMVRTTTPVYVALGIFVQHRVSALPVVDEKGRVVDIYSKFDVINLAAEKTYNNLDVSVTKALQHRSHYFEGVLKCYLHETLETIINRLVEAEVHRLVVVDENDVVKGIVSLSDILQALVLTGGEKQP
- the PRKAG1 gene encoding 5'-AMP-activated protein kinase subunit gamma-1 isoform X1; this encodes MTLAVSRIRAVREDPGEGGYRGPPPPEGWVPCLSPQSGDCHDVGGSGVAAPDVGRGLPQESFLKRGNQAGRLLQWRRSFLQIAPQLWKMSILKVKKAFFALVTNGVRAAPLWDSKKQSFVGMLTITDFINILHRYYKSALVQIYELEEHKIETWREVYLQDSFKPLVCISPNASLFDAVSSLIRNKIHRLPVIDPESGNTLYILTHKRILKFLKLFITEFPKPEFMSKSLEELQIGTYANIAMVRTTTPVYVALGIFVQHRVSALPVVDEKGRVVDIYSKFDVINLAAEKTYNNLDVSVTKALQHRSHYFEGVLKCYLHETLETIINRLVEAEVHRLVVVDENDVVKGIVSLSDILQALVLTGGEKQP